One Onychostoma macrolepis isolate SWU-2019 chromosome 15, ASM1243209v1, whole genome shotgun sequence DNA segment encodes these proteins:
- the srsf1a gene encoding serine/arginine-rich splicing factor 1A, with product MSGSSVIRGPAGNNDCRIYVGNLPPDIRTKDVEDVFYKYGAIRDIDLKNRRGGPPFAFVEFEDPRDAEDAVYARDGYDYDGYRLRVEFPRSGRGGFGGGGGGGGGGGGGGGGGAPRGRYGPPSRRSEYRVIVSGLPPSGSWQDLKDHMREAGDVCYADVFRDGTGVVEFVRKEDMTYAVRKLDNTKFRSHEGETAYIRVRVDGPRSPSYGRSRSRSRSRSRSRSRSNNRSRSYSPRRSRGSPQYSPRHSRSRSRS from the exons ATGTCTGGTAGTAGTGTGATCCGCGGCCCTGCTGGAAACAACGACTGCCGCATCTATGTGGGGAATCTGCCCCCTGATATCCGCACTAAAGATGTCGaagatgtgttttataagtacgGAGCCATTCGAGACATCGATCTGAAAAACCGACGAGGTGGACCTCCATTCGCCTTTGTCGAGTTTGAAGACCCAAG AGATGCTGAAGATGCTGTTTATGCCCGTGATGGCTATGACTATGATGGCTATCGTCTTCGAGTGGAGTTTCCCAGGAGTGGCAGAGGAGGTTTCGGCGGTGGTGGCGGAGGTGGAGGTGgcggtggtggtggtggtggtggtggggctCCTAGGGGTAGATATGGACCCCCCTCCAGACGTTCAGAGTACAGAGTAATCGTATCAG GGCTTCCACCGAGCGGCAGCTGGCAGGATCTGAAGGATCACATGCGTGAAGCAGGTGATGTATGTTATGCTGACGTTTTCCGAGATGGAACTGGTGTGGTGGAGTTTGTTCGCAAAGAAGACATGACCTACGCCGTCCGCAAACTGGATAACACAAAATTCCGGTCACATGAG GGAGAAACTGCATACATCCGTGTGAGGGTGGATGGTCCCCGCAGTCCGAGCTACGGAAGATCAAGATCAAGGAGCCGCAGTCGCAGCAGGAGTCGCAGCCGCAGCAACAACCGTAGCCGAAGCTACTCCCCGCGCCGCAGCCGAGGATCCCCGCAGTACTCGCCGCGCCATAGCCGTTCCCGCTCTCGCTCCTAA
- the aldoca gene encoding fructose-bisphosphate aldolase C-A yields MTHQFPPLTTEQKKELHEIALRIVSPGKGILAADESIGSMGKRLNQIGVENNEENRRLYRQVLFTADDRIDNCIGGVIFFHETLYQNSDDGVPFVKMIKDKGITIGIKVDKGVVPLPGTNGETTTQGLDGLSERCAQYKKDGADFAKWRCVMKISNTTPSNLCIKENATVLARYASICQQHGIVPIVEPEILPDGDHDLKRCQFVTERVLAEVYKAMFDHHVYLEGTLLKPNMVTPGHSCPTKYSAEEVAMATVTALRRTVPPAVTGVTFLSGGQSEEEASINLNAINNCPLVKPWALTFSFGRALQASALKTWRGQRENEAAATEEFIKRAEINCLASQGKYTVCGDSSGATGLSHYLSSYAY; encoded by the exons ATGACCCATCAGTTTCCTCCCCTCACCACTGAGCAAAAGAAGGAGCTCCATGAGATAGCTCTGCGCATAGTGTCACCAGGGAAAGGCATCCTAGCTGCAGACGAGTCCATAG GCAGCATGGGGAAGCGTTTGAACCAGATAGGGGTAGAGAACAACGAGGAGAACCGCCGTCTCTACCGCCAGGTGCTCTTCACTGCTGATGACCGCATTGATAATTGCATCGGTGGAGTGATCTTCTTCCACGAAACACTCTACCAGAACTCTGATGATGGCGTCCCGTTCGTCAAGATGATAAAGGACAAGGGCATCACTATCGGAATCAAG GTTGATAAAGGTGTAGTCCCCTTGCCAGGGACTAATGGAGAAACCACTACACAAG GTCTGGATGGGCTCTCAGAACGCTGTGCTCAGTATAAAAAGGACGGAGCTGACTTTGCGAAGTGGCGTTGTGTGATGAAAATCAGTAACACCACCCCATCAAACCTGTGCATTAAAGAAAATGCTACAGTCCTTGCTCGCTATGCTAGTATTTGTCAGCAg CATGGGATTGTACCCATAGTGGAACCTGAGATCCTACCTGATGGAGACCACGACTTGAAGCGTTGCCAGTTCGTTACAGAGAGG gTGCTTGCAGAAGTCTACAAAGCCATGTTTGATCATCATGTGTATCTGGAAGGCACACTACTCAAGCCCAACATGGTGACCCCTGGACACAGCTGCCCAACCAAATACAGTGCAGAGGAGGTTGCAATGGCAACAGTCACTGCTCTGCGGCGTACTGTCCCGCCCGCAGTCACAG GGGTGACCTTTCTCTCAGGAGGTCAAAGTGAGGAGGAGGCCTCCATTAACCTAAATGCCATCAATAACTGTCCACTTGTGAAACCCTGGGCTCTCACCTTCTCATTCGGCCGAGCTCTGCAGGCCTCAGCTCTGAAGACCTGGCGTGGACAGAGAGAGAACGAAGCCGCCGCAACCGAGGAATTCATCAAACGAGCAGAG ATCAACTGTCTGGCCTCTCAAGGGAAGTACACGGTTTGTGGTGACAGCAGCGGAGCCACTGGTCTTTCCCATTACCTTTCCAGCTACGCATATTGA
- the hnf1ba gene encoding hepatocyte nuclear factor 1-beta-A isoform X1, whose product MFAKMVSKLTSLQQELLSALLDSGVTKDVLLQALEDLDPSPSAFGVKLDSLQMSPSGSKLSDTDTKPVFHTLTNGHGKEKLSGDEGSEDGDDYDTPPILKELQSQNTEEAAEQRAEIERILAEDPWRAARMIKSYMQQHNIPQREVVDVTGLNQSHLSQHLNKGTPMKTQKRAALYTWYVRKQREILRQFNQVSQGSVSNMSDKANQDQVLLFFSEFSQSGQGMGQSMGQSGDDTGIEPACKKLRRNRFKWGPASQQILYQAYERQKNPSKEEREALVEECNRAECLQRGVSPSKAHGLGSNLVTEVRVYNWFANRRKEEAFRQKLAMDAYSGPTHNLNSLLAHSSPHHPQTSNSPPSKMQGVRYGQQGPGEVSSSTTINHHSSNAMSTSQSVLQQVSPGALDPSHSLLSPDVKMISVSGGGLPPVSTLTNIHASHHMHQQTPNLIMPLSGVMAIAQSLNTSQAQTVPVINSVAGSLAALQPVQFSQQLNVSHQQLMQQSPGHMSQQPFMASVSHSHMYQHKQEPPQYSHSSRFPSAMVVTDANSLSTLSSMSSSKQCPLQAW is encoded by the exons ATGTTTGCAAAAATGGTTTCTAAGTTGACATCTCTGCAACAGGAGCTTCTGAGCGCCTTGTTGGACTCTGGAGTTACTAAAGATGTGCTTCTGCAAGCGTTGGAAGACCTGGACCCGAGCCCGAGCGCTTTTGGAGTTAAACTGGACAGTCTGCAGATGTCCCCCTCCGGCTCCAAACTCAGTGATACGGATACAAAGCCGGTGTTTCACACGCTGACCAATGGACACGGTAAAGAGAAGTTATCAGGGGATGAGGGCTCAGAGGACGGGGATGATTACGATACACCGCCGATACTGAAAGAGCTGCAGTCTCAAAACACAGAGGAAGCAGCGGAGCAGAGGGCAGAAATCGAGCGAATTTTGGC GGAGGACCCGTGGCGCGCGGCCCGCATGATCAAAAGCTACATGCAGCAGCACAATATCCCTCAGCGCGAGGTGGTGGATGTGACAGGCCTCAATCAGTCGCACCTGTCGCAGCACCTGAATAAAGGCACGCCTATGAAGACGCAGAAACGCGCGGCGCTGTACACCTGGTACGTCAGGAAACAGCGGGAGATCTTGCGAC AATTCAACCAGGTCTCGCAAGGCTCTGTCAGCAACATGTCCGACAAAGCCAACCAGGATCAGGTGCTACTTTTTTTCTCCGAGTTCAGTCAGTCCGGGCAGGGCATGGGGCAGAGCATGGGGCAGTCAGGGGACGATACTGGCATTGAACCTGCATGCAAGAAATTGAGACGCAACCGCTTCAAATGGGGGCCTGCATCTCAACAGATCCTTTACCAGGCTTACGAACGTCAGAAGAACCCCAGCAAAGAGGAGAGGGAGGCACTGGTGGAGGAGTGCAACCG AGCTGAATGCCTCCAGAGAGGAGTATCGCCATCTAAAGCTCACGGGCTTGGCTCCAACCTGGTCACGGAGGTGCGAGTCTACAACTGGTTTGCCAACAGGAGAAAGGAAGAGGCCTTTAGACAAAAACTGGCTATGGATGCCTATAGTGGGCCAACACACAATCTGAACTCCCTTCTTGCACACAGTTCCCCACATCACCCACAAACCAGCAACTCCCCACCAAGTAAGATGCAAG GTGTCCGGTACGGCCAGCAAGGTCCTGGTGAAGTCAGTTCCTCTACAACGATCAACCACCATAGCAGCAATGCCATGTCAACCAGTCAGTCAGTGTTACAGCAGGTCTCTCCAGGGGCTCTGGACCCCAGCCACAGCCTCCTGTCACCTGACGTCAAGATG ATCTCGGTATCAGGCGGAGGTCTTCCTCCAGTCAGCACCCTGACCAACATCCATGCATCCCACCACATGCACCAACAGACCCCCAACCTCATAATGCCCCTTTCTGGAGTCATGGCCATCGCACAAA GTTTGAACACGTCGCAGGCGCAGACGGTACCTGTCATCAACAGCGTTGCAGGCAGTCTGGCAGCGTTGCAGCCGGTGCAGTTCTCGCAGCAGCTGAATGTCTCGCACCAGCAGCTCATGCAACAATCACCCGGCCACATGAGCCAGCAGCCCTTCATGGCCTCCgtctcacactcacaca TGTACCAACACAAGCAGGAGCCGCCCCAGTATTCTCACTCGTCTCGGTTTCCCTCTGCCATGGTGGTGACAGACGCCAACAGCCTCAGTACACTGAGCTCAATGTCCTCCAGCAAACAG
- the dynll2a gene encoding dynein, light chain, LC8-type 2a, with protein MTDRKAVIKNADMSEDMQQDAVDCATQAMEKYNIEKDIAAYIKKEFDKKYNPTWHCIVGRNFGSYVTHETKHFIYFYLGQVAILLFKSG; from the exons ATGACCGACAGGAAGGCTGTGATCAAGAACGCTGACATGTCTGAAGACATGCAGCAGGATGCAGTGGACTGTGCCACGCAGGCCATGGAGAAATATAACATCGAGAAGGACATTGCCGCATACATCAAAAAG GAGTTCGATAAGAAATACAATCCTACGtggcattgcattgtgggaaggAACTTCGGCAGCTACGTGACCCATGAGACGAAACACTTCATCTACTTCTACTTGGGCCAGGTGGCCATTCTCCTCTTCAAGTCTGGCTGA
- the hnf1ba gene encoding hepatocyte nuclear factor 1-beta-A isoform X2: MFAKMVSKLTSLQQELLSALLDSGVTKDVLLQALEDLDPSPSAFGVKLDSLQMSPSGSKLSDTDTKPVFHTLTNGHGKEKLSGDEGSEDGDDYDTPPILKELQSQNTEEAAEQRAEIERILAEDPWRAARMIKSYMQQHNIPQREVVDVTGLNQSHLSQHLNKGTPMKTQKRAALYTWYVRKQREILRQFNQVSQGSVSNMSDKANQDQVLLFFSEFSQSGQGMGQSMGQSGDDTGIEPACKKLRRNRFKWGPASQQILYQAYERQKNPSKEEREALVEECNRAECLQRGVSPSKAHGLGSNLVTEVRVYNWFANRRKEEAFRQKLAMDAYSGPTHNLNSLLAHSSPHHPQTSNSPPSVRYGQQGPGEVSSSTTINHHSSNAMSTSQSVLQQVSPGALDPSHSLLSPDVKMISVSGGGLPPVSTLTNIHASHHMHQQTPNLIMPLSGVMAIAQSLNTSQAQTVPVINSVAGSLAALQPVQFSQQLNVSHQQLMQQSPGHMSQQPFMASVSHSHMYQHKQEPPQYSHSSRFPSAMVVTDANSLSTLSSMSSSKQCPLQAW, encoded by the exons ATGTTTGCAAAAATGGTTTCTAAGTTGACATCTCTGCAACAGGAGCTTCTGAGCGCCTTGTTGGACTCTGGAGTTACTAAAGATGTGCTTCTGCAAGCGTTGGAAGACCTGGACCCGAGCCCGAGCGCTTTTGGAGTTAAACTGGACAGTCTGCAGATGTCCCCCTCCGGCTCCAAACTCAGTGATACGGATACAAAGCCGGTGTTTCACACGCTGACCAATGGACACGGTAAAGAGAAGTTATCAGGGGATGAGGGCTCAGAGGACGGGGATGATTACGATACACCGCCGATACTGAAAGAGCTGCAGTCTCAAAACACAGAGGAAGCAGCGGAGCAGAGGGCAGAAATCGAGCGAATTTTGGC GGAGGACCCGTGGCGCGCGGCCCGCATGATCAAAAGCTACATGCAGCAGCACAATATCCCTCAGCGCGAGGTGGTGGATGTGACAGGCCTCAATCAGTCGCACCTGTCGCAGCACCTGAATAAAGGCACGCCTATGAAGACGCAGAAACGCGCGGCGCTGTACACCTGGTACGTCAGGAAACAGCGGGAGATCTTGCGAC AATTCAACCAGGTCTCGCAAGGCTCTGTCAGCAACATGTCCGACAAAGCCAACCAGGATCAGGTGCTACTTTTTTTCTCCGAGTTCAGTCAGTCCGGGCAGGGCATGGGGCAGAGCATGGGGCAGTCAGGGGACGATACTGGCATTGAACCTGCATGCAAGAAATTGAGACGCAACCGCTTCAAATGGGGGCCTGCATCTCAACAGATCCTTTACCAGGCTTACGAACGTCAGAAGAACCCCAGCAAAGAGGAGAGGGAGGCACTGGTGGAGGAGTGCAACCG AGCTGAATGCCTCCAGAGAGGAGTATCGCCATCTAAAGCTCACGGGCTTGGCTCCAACCTGGTCACGGAGGTGCGAGTCTACAACTGGTTTGCCAACAGGAGAAAGGAAGAGGCCTTTAGACAAAAACTGGCTATGGATGCCTATAGTGGGCCAACACACAATCTGAACTCCCTTCTTGCACACAGTTCCCCACATCACCCACAAACCAGCAACTCCCCACCAA GTGTCCGGTACGGCCAGCAAGGTCCTGGTGAAGTCAGTTCCTCTACAACGATCAACCACCATAGCAGCAATGCCATGTCAACCAGTCAGTCAGTGTTACAGCAGGTCTCTCCAGGGGCTCTGGACCCCAGCCACAGCCTCCTGTCACCTGACGTCAAGATG ATCTCGGTATCAGGCGGAGGTCTTCCTCCAGTCAGCACCCTGACCAACATCCATGCATCCCACCACATGCACCAACAGACCCCCAACCTCATAATGCCCCTTTCTGGAGTCATGGCCATCGCACAAA GTTTGAACACGTCGCAGGCGCAGACGGTACCTGTCATCAACAGCGTTGCAGGCAGTCTGGCAGCGTTGCAGCCGGTGCAGTTCTCGCAGCAGCTGAATGTCTCGCACCAGCAGCTCATGCAACAATCACCCGGCCACATGAGCCAGCAGCCCTTCATGGCCTCCgtctcacactcacaca TGTACCAACACAAGCAGGAGCCGCCCCAGTATTCTCACTCGTCTCGGTTTCCCTCTGCCATGGTGGTGACAGACGCCAACAGCCTCAGTACACTGAGCTCAATGTCCTCCAGCAAACAG